A window of Synechococcales cyanobacterium T60_A2020_003 genomic DNA:
TCATCATTTTCAAACAATTCACAGCAACAACTCCACATCCACTGCCTCAAAATGCGAGACTAGACAAGGCATGGGGTGAGAGTCCTCCATGTGCCGCTCGCCAACCTTCGTTAAACTGAGCTTTTCACCTGCACGTAGACACAACGCACGCTCCTATGAAACACACATTATCGGTTCTAGTTGAAGATGAAGCGGGAGTTCTGACCCGCATCGCGGGTTTGTTTGCCCGACGCGGTTTTAATATCGAAAGTCTTGCTGTGGGTCACGCTGAACAGTCCACCGCCTCCCGCATCACGATGGTGGTTTCAGGTGACGATCACGTAATCGAGCAAATTACCAAACAGCTCTACAAACTCATCAACGTCATCAAAGTGCAGGACATCACCGAAGTGCCCTGCGTTGAACGAGAATTGATGCTGCTGAAAGTCAACGCCACTAGCTCTAACCGTTCAGAAATTATTGAGCTAGCGCAAATCTTTCGGGCGCGGGTTGTAGACGTGGCTGAAGATTCTCTCACCCTAGAAGTCGTTGGTGATCCAGGAAAAATGGTCGCCATTGAGCAGGTTTTAAATCGCTTTGGGATTCGGGAAATTGCCCGCACCGGGAAAATCGCGCTTCCTCGCGAATCGGGTGTGAATACCGAATACCTGAAAACCTTGGTTTCTAGCGAAACCAGACTGTAAGCTGTTGGGTGTCGTTTAGGTTGCAACTGAAGACTAGCCATGCACCATCCGTTCCAACATGGCGACACATTCTATAGCCTTGGTGGGCACTTCTGCTATCGCGTGATTGGCCCCTGCTGCCGACTATACGACCGGGAAGAACTCCCCTGGCCGTGCTGTCGGATTCAGTGGCGGGGCAAGGAACCCAGTTGGCGGCGAATTGGGCGGCGGTTTGTGCCGGATATGGCCACTCGCAATGCACCGTCCTATTGCGTGGTGATTCTGGGGCAGGAAGCGACGACGGAACCCCATGTGATCACGCTGTATTGGGATAAGCTTCCGGCTCCACTGAAAGAGTGGTGGCACTCGAGTAAACCGCACACAGAGTGGGCGATCGCCCCTCCGTCCGTGGAGGATGAGGCCCAGGCAAAGGTTTAGCATTAGTGTGGCGCAAACAGAGTGATTACAATTCTACGAGGCGATCGCATGGAGGTTAGTGAGCTTAAGATTCTGCTCGACTTGCTAGGACATCCCCCTGACTATCGCACTGCCCTATCCCAGCTTACGAGTGGGGGT
This region includes:
- the ilvN gene encoding acetolactate synthase small subunit is translated as MKHTLSVLVEDEAGVLTRIAGLFARRGFNIESLAVGHAEQSTASRITMVVSGDDHVIEQITKQLYKLINVIKVQDITEVPCVERELMLLKVNATSSNRSEIIELAQIFRARVVDVAEDSLTLEVVGDPGKMVAIEQVLNRFGIREIARTGKIALPRESGVNTEYLKTLVSSETRL